AGGGGTTTCGCGGCGTCTTGTCCGATCAGGAAGAGCGTGCAGCCGGGCCGGGGTTCGATGGTGCGCTGTGTGTCACCGGCCTGCCATCCGGTGATGGCTTCTTGGACAAAGACATCCAGTGAGTCCGGGAGAACGATGTCATCTGGCTCAGGCCAGAGACGCTGGGCGGCTTGATCACGAGCGGACCAGAGCGCGAGGCCCAGGGTGGAGCATCGTTCAATCAAGGTGTCGAGCATCATCTCGTGCATCGGCGGTCCATCATCAGGCCGCGGCGGCGGCCGAGCCTTCTTCCAGCCCCAGGGTCTCGCGGACTGCGGCATCGAGTTCCGAGCCGCTGAGGGGTTTATCCAGCAGCGTGCGGATGTTGGTTGAGACCATCTCGCTGTGGGAGAGCCGGTGGCTCCGGGCCGTCAGCATGATGACCGGGGTCTCGGCGGTGGCCTCTTCCTGCGCTAAAGCAACAGCTAGCTCGAGCCCGCTCATCAGCGGCATCTGGTAATCCGAGACCACCAGCGAGGGTCGCTCGGCACGGATCAGATCCAGGGCCTCTTTTCCGTTGAACGCGGTCAAGACCTCCAGCCCGAGCTGCTTGAGCCGGAAGGCCAGGATCTTGGTGATGTGCCGCTCGTCATCAACGACAATGACCTTGTGTGAAGCCACGGGATCCTCCTGCAGTGAGCTCCACGATCAGGCCGTTGAGTACGGATAGCTCATGCTTTAACGGTTTCGGGCTGACGGGGCGACGACTCAAGAGCGAATCCACGAGCGTGCCATGATCCTCCTGGAATGCAGCGAGAACTCCGTTTGTAGCGATTGTGACGATGACATCCTTCAGAGTGGTTTACCTTAACTCTGGCTTCACGCTCAGTGGATTGATCCGTCCAAGGGCTAGGCTGTTTGGCCCGACCGATCCTGATCCGGCAACTGCGTCTCGGGCCGAGCTGAGTGAATCGATGTACTGCGGTGGATGATTCTAGCCCCTTTCGTGTTCATGAGATAAGCCCAGACCCAACCTATGACCACGAACACCTTTGACCGAAAACCCACAAGTACCAGCACGTGGACCAGTGACCATGCCAACCAGGCGAGCAATCCCTTGAGATGTATCCCGTGCTTGAGGTCGGCAACCGCTTTAGCCTTCCCGATGGTGGCCATCATGCCACGGTCTTTGTAGATGAACTTCTTCCTGTTCTCCGGCGACAATCGTGTGCCTGACCTGACTTCGTCAGCGATCAACCGGCCGACATACTTGCCCATTTGAATGGCCGCTGGGGCGACTCCGGGTACCGAGGCGCCTTCGTCATCCACGACTTGGGCCGCATCACCGATGACGAACACCTCGGGATGATCCTTGATCGACAGGTCTGACTGGACCTTGACCTGACCCCCTCGGTTCCGTTCGATATCGAGTGCGCCCGTTAGTTCATTGGCCTCGACGCCTGCGGCCCAGATGACGTTGCTGGTCGGGACCTTGTTGTCGCCGATCGTGATCTCTCCGCCGCTTATCTCGCGCACGCGATGCCCGAGGTGAACCTCAACACCCAGGCGTTCGAGTTGCTCCTGAGCACTATGCGACAGTGATTCGGGCAGAGCGCGCAGCAGACGATCGCCAGCGTCAACCAGAATCACTCGAGCCGCCCGCGTGTTGACGTTCCGGAAATCTTGAGGAATGGTGACGGCGGCGATCTCCATGATCGCCCCGGCCAGTTCCACGCCCGTGGGTCCGCCGCCTACCACAACAAACGTCAACCGGTCCTGCCGCCGCTTAGGGTCGGCCTCGCGTTCTGCATCCTCGAACGCCAGCAGTAACCTTTGCCGTATCTCCAGGGCATCTTGAGCGTCTTTGAGACCCGGGGCGTGTTCCCGCCATGACTCGTTGCCGAAATAGGTCGTCCGAGCCCCACAAGCCACGACGAGATAGTCGTAGTGACCTTCTCCACCATCAAAGATCACCCGCTTGCGGTCAAGGTCTATACCTTCCACCTCGGCCATATAGACTTCAGTGTTCCGCTGATTTCTGAGGATGTGTCGGATCGGTTGGGCAATATCCGAAGGGGAAAGAGCCGCAGTGGCGACTTGATACAACAGGGGCTGAAACAGGTGATAGTTTCGACGATCCAGGACCATGACCGTGCAGCGTGACCGTTTCAATGCCTTGGCGACGGCGAGCCCGGCGAAGCCTGCACCGACGACCACCACGGTGGGCTGGTCATGGGGATTATCACGAAAAAAAGCGTGTTCGTTGTTCTGCCGTTTCATGTACGATGCTAGGCTTCATCTCTGATGATTGGGTTCTGACGGTGGAGTCATAATCCCACAACCTAGTAAACATCAACTGGAGATTAGCGTATGAGCGAGCAGACAACTACTTGGCCTGATTTGGCCATAGACCTTTATGACCGCCTGACCGGGCGACAAGCCACTATCAGCTACACCTTTGAGGACATGAACATCAAAGTCCCCAGTGGGACAGGAGACAACGCCCAGCACGCACATTGGATCCTCTCAGGGACTGTGAAAATTACAACATCAGATGGCATCAACCGCCCAAACTAAATCTGGTCGGCCATCTGCAGGGCACGCTCGAGAGCGTACCGGTGTCCATTCGCATGGCCGACCAAGATGTTGTTCTTCGATTACCCCTTTCTTTCAAAGCGGGGCTGAGCCTCCTGCGATCCAAACGTGCTTCGCGTAGGCTCCCGCCACTCGGGCTCAATCTGAAGCTCCACTGCGGATTCCTTCCGGCCATAGCTCTGAGAATCTGACACTTGGCCGGAACTCATGAATCATCATCGCCCCCAACGCATCTTCCTGACTGGAGCCACGGGCTACATCGGCGGTCGTCTGGCCCCGCGTCTGCTCGATGCGGGCCATCAGGTCACCTGCCTGGTTCGTGATGCCCGCAAACTTGTCGAGAGGCCCTGGTCACACCACGCGAATCTGCGGATCATCGAAGGGAATGTGGTCCACACCGACTGGCTCGCTGAGCAGATGGCCGGGCACGACGCGGCGTATTACCTCGTGCACTCGATGGTCGCGACGGGCGGGAAGTACGCTGAGCACGACAGGAAACTTGCCGAGAGTTTCACCAGGGCTTCGGACATGGCGGAGCTCAGGCGCATCATCTACTTAGGTGGGCTCGGCGAGCTTGGGACGGGATTGAGCCAGCACCTTCGTTCGAGACGAGAGGTCGAGGACATACTCGCCGCAGGTGCTGTCCCGCTGACGAGCTTCCGGGCGGCGATGATCATCGGCTCAGGTTCGGCGTCGTTCGAAATCCTGCGTTATCTCGTTGATCGTTTACCTGTGATGATTACGCCTCGCTGGGTGCGTACCGAATCGCAGCCGATCGGCATCGCCGACACTCTTCATTACCTGGTGCGTTGCCTCGACGTGCCCGAGACGACCGGGCAGACGCTGGAGATCGGTGGGCCCACGGTCCATACCTACATCGATCTGATGCAGATCATGGCCAAGGAACTCGGGCTGATGCGGCGCATCATCCTGCCCGTTCCGGTTCTGACGCCTCGACTTAGTTCGCACTGGATCGGTCTGGTGACGCCAGTCTCATCGCGGCTGGCGCGTCCGCTCGCTGAGGGCCTGCGGAATCGTGTGGTGGTCACTAACGACCTTACGGATCAGTTGATGCCGCACGAGCCTCTGAGTGCTGCGGAAGCGATCCGCCGGGCTGTTCGCAAGACCACGCTGGCCGACGTCGAGACCCGCTGGTCCGCCGCTGGCGTGATCCCTGGCGATCCCGACTGGGCAGGAGGGTCCACACTCGTCGATCGTCGTGAGATCGAAATCACGGCTGGCCCTACTGAGGTGTTTACGGCGGTGTGCCGGGTTGGTGGGGGCCACGGCTACTACGCGGCCGACATTCTCTGGAAGATCCGCGGGTGGATGGACCAACTCGTAGGCGGACCCGGCCTGCGTCGCGGGCGACGGCACCCCGAAAACGTCGAGTACGGTGAGACCCTGGACTTCTGGCGCGTGATCGATGTCCAGCACGACAAGCGGCTCGCGCTGTTTGCCGAGATGAAACTCCCCGGCGAAGCGGGTCTTGAGTTCACCCTCGACCCGATCTCCGAAACGACGACACGACTCACCATGACCGCTCGCTTCCGCCCGCGCGGGCTGCCCGGACTCGCCTACTGGTACGCCGTGCTGCCGCTGCACCACATTGTCTTCTCGGGGATGCTGCACGGGATGAAGCGGGCGGCGGAAGAACTCAGCAGCCAGCCCCTTCAGCCCAAAACCTCGTCCTCTTGAAACGTGTCAATCCCGACACGAAATCCACCGGTGAGTCGTCCATACACGTTGAACAGAACAGCCAGCACCACACCAATAATGAACCCCTGCAATGGCAACTGGATAAGCAGATAACCAAAGCTATTAATCCATCCGTCCAGATATATCAGCGCATAACCGAAACCAAAAAGCCCTTGCACCAGATGGAGTAGCATCACAAAAACACCACCATCCACCAGAGAGATCCGCCGCAGCTTGTAGTTGTGCATACCCTGCTCCTTTCAGACATAAGCCCACAACATCACCCTGCCTCCACCATCATGCGACCTGCCGTGGTCATACCGATACCAAACGAGTCCTTGCCGTCCTCGATTCTCAGCAGCAACGTGCCCGCGAAGGCATCGCGTTTCTCGATCTGAACATTGACGCCGGGATGGAGTCCGCGACCGGTCAGCCAGGTCAGGAAGGCCGGGTCATCGCCGAGGATGCGCACCAGCCGGTACGAGCCGACACCAC
This Phycisphaeraceae bacterium DNA region includes the following protein-coding sequences:
- a CDS encoding response regulator gives rise to the protein MASHKVIVVDDERHITKILAFRLKQLGLEVLTAFNGKEALDLIRAERPSLVVSDYQMPLMSGLELAVALAQEEATAETPVIMLTARSHRLSHSEMVSTNIRTLLDKPLSGSELDAAVRETLGLEEGSAAAAA
- a CDS encoding NAD(P)/FAD-dependent oxidoreductase; protein product: MKRQNNEHAFFRDNPHDQPTVVVVGAGFAGLAVAKALKRSRCTVMVLDRRNYHLFQPLLYQVATAALSPSDIAQPIRHILRNQRNTEVYMAEVEGIDLDRKRVIFDGGEGHYDYLVVACGARTTYFGNESWREHAPGLKDAQDALEIRQRLLLAFEDAEREADPKRRQDRLTFVVVGGGPTGVELAGAIMEIAAVTIPQDFRNVNTRAARVILVDAGDRLLRALPESLSHSAQEQLERLGVEVHLGHRVREISGGEITIGDNKVPTSNVIWAAGVEANELTGALDIERNRGGQVKVQSDLSIKDHPEVFVIGDAAQVVDDEGASVPGVAPAAIQMGKYVGRLIADEVRSGTRLSPENRKKFIYKDRGMMATIGKAKAVADLKHGIHLKGLLAWLAWSLVHVLVLVGFRSKVFVVIGWVWAYLMNTKGARIIHRSTSIHSARPETQLPDQDRSGQTA
- a CDS encoding SDR family oxidoreductase, whose protein sequence is MNHHRPQRIFLTGATGYIGGRLAPRLLDAGHQVTCLVRDARKLVERPWSHHANLRIIEGNVVHTDWLAEQMAGHDAAYYLVHSMVATGGKYAEHDRKLAESFTRASDMAELRRIIYLGGLGELGTGLSQHLRSRREVEDILAAGAVPLTSFRAAMIIGSGSASFEILRYLVDRLPVMITPRWVRTESQPIGIADTLHYLVRCLDVPETTGQTLEIGGPTVHTYIDLMQIMAKELGLMRRIILPVPVLTPRLSSHWIGLVTPVSSRLARPLAEGLRNRVVVTNDLTDQLMPHEPLSAAEAIRRAVRKTTLADVETRWSAAGVIPGDPDWAGGSTLVDRREIEITAGPTEVFTAVCRVGGGHGYYAADILWKIRGWMDQLVGGPGLRRGRRHPENVEYGETLDFWRVIDVQHDKRLALFAEMKLPGEAGLEFTLDPISETTTRLTMTARFRPRGLPGLAYWYAVLPLHHIVFSGMLHGMKRAAEELSSQPLQPKTSSS